The DNA segment ACTCTAGTGGGTTTCTAATACATTCAGTTGAATAATTACCACCTGTTAAAATATATTTTACCTTATACTGATTTGCAAATTTATACATTGTTGCAAAAAATGCATGGTCTTGTGGTGTATCAATGTGGGAGACGCCTGACTTAAAAAACGCTAACTGCAAATCTTTCATCTCTTCCCAGTCGATCACTTCTGTATATAGATCAAGGCCTAATTTATCAACAATTTGCTCAATATTATGCACGGCTTGCTGGGAGTTCCAACCGGCATCAACATGAAAGACCAATGGTCTTAAATTTAACTTTTCTTTTGCGTACCAAGTCAAATATGAACTGTCAATTCCGCCACTCATACCAATAATACAGTCAAAGTCTTTACCCTTACCAGCAGCTCTAATTTTCTCAGCCATAACATTTAACTGCTGTTGGCCTTTTTCATCTGTATGCCAAAAGGGTAATATATCCTTATAAAATGTATTACAATGATCACAAACACCTTTCTCATCAAAAACAATTTTACTGTCTGTGGTATCCATAACACAATTTGTACAAATTTGGTAATGGCGAGTTTCTGACATTTTATCTCCACTATATTTTTTATCTATGTTGTAATCAATCGCAATGAGCATACATCATCATATAGTTAAAATCTACTAAAGGCGCTTCTTAGATGCTTGATAACATTGATACAAATAACGAAACGTTTCATCTGAAGTTTGCCGCCAAGAAAACTGCTTAACAATTTCAAACGCTTTTAATGCCATTGCTTCTCTTAAAGCACTATCTTGTAATAATGGTTTGACAGCTGTAACAATTGAGTCAATATCTTCAGGGTCAAAATAATTACCAGCATCACTTAAGACCTCAGGCATAGGACCTCTATTTGATGATGCAACTGGTAGCTTAGCTGCCATTGCTTCCATTAAAGTAATTGGCATATTCTCACAA comes from the bacterium SCSIO 12844 genome and includes:
- a CDS encoding N-acetyl sugar amidotransferase, producing the protein MSETRHYQICTNCVMDTTDSKIVFDEKGVCDHCNTFYKDILPFWHTDEKGQQQLNVMAEKIRAAGKGKDFDCIIGMSGGIDSSYLTWYAKEKLNLRPLVFHVDAGWNSQQAVHNIEQIVDKLGLDLYTEVIDWEEMKDLQLAFFKSGVSHIDTPQDHAFFATMYKFANQYKVKYILTGGNYSTECIRNPLEWMYYQSDSRQIKDIHRQFGRQPLKRFPLTSILWHKVYLRYIKKVKLIRPLDYIPYIKEEATQFLEKELGYQRYAQKHFESRFTKFYEGYWLPEKFGYDTRKVQYSSLILTGQMTREEAIEKLKTPAYDPEMIKHDFEYIATKLGINADQLESYFKAENKTYKDYKSQQAIYDLGAKVMRLFKLEKGGKR